A window of the Parambassis ranga chromosome 17, fParRan2.1, whole genome shotgun sequence genome harbors these coding sequences:
- the LOC114449351 gene encoding myosin-7-like codes for MGDAAMAEFGAAASFLRKSDKERLEAQTRPFDMKKECFVPDAEVEYVKATISSRDGDKVTAETEFGKTVTVKECDVHPQNPPKFDKIEDMAMFTFLHEPAVLFNLKERYAAWMIYTYSGLFCVTVNPYKWLPVYNQEVVVAYRGKKRSEAPPHIFSISDNAYQYMLSDRENQSILITGESGAGKTVNTKRVIQYFASIAAVPSSGKKDPAAEKKGTLEDQIIQANPALEAFGNAKTIRNDNSSRFGKFIRIHFDNRGKLASADIETYLLEKSRVTFQLKAERDYHIFYQILSQVKPELLEMLLITNNPYDYAFISQGETTVASINDSEELMATDEAFDVLGFTQEEKNSIYKLTGAIMHYGNMKFKQKQREEQAEADGTEDADKVAYLMGLNSADLIKGLCHPRVKVGNEWVTKGQNVAQVYYAIGALSKSVYEKMFLWMVVRINQSLDTKQPRQYFIGVLDIAGFEIFDFNTFEQLCINFTNEKLQQFFNHHMFVLEQEEYKKEGIEWTFIDFGMDLQACIDLIEKPMGIMSILEEECMFPKASDATFKAKLYDNHLGKSNNFQKPRVVKGKPEAHFSLVHYAGTVDYNINNWLVKNKDPLNETVVALYQKSNLKLLALLFAGYAGADSAQESGGKGGKEKKKKGSSFQTVSALHRENLNKLMTNLRSTHPHFVRCIIPNETKTPGAMENPLVMHQLRCNGVLEGIRICRKGFPNRILYGDFKQRYRILNPNAIPEGQFIDNKKAAEKLLGSLDIDHTQYKLGHTKVFFKAGLLGQLEEMRDDRLALIITGIQARSRGLLARIEFQKIVERRDALLVIQWNIRAFMGVKNWPWMKMFFKIKPLLKSAETEKEMANMKEEFLKLKEAYAKSEARRKELEEKMVTLLQEKNDLQLQVQAEQDNLCDAEERCEGLIKSKIQLEAKIKEQTERLEDEEEMNAELTAKKRKLEDECSELKKDIDDLELTLAKVEKEKHATENKVKNLTEEMAALEEIIAKLTKEKKALQEAHQQTLDDLQSEEDKVNTLTKAKAKLEQQVDDLEGSLEQEKKVRMDLERAKRKLEGDLKLAQESIMDLENDKQQLEERLKKKDFEISQLNGKIEDEQAMSAQLQKKLKELQARIEELEEELEAERAAQAKVEKQRADLSRELEEISERLEEAGGATAAQIEMNKKREAEFQKLRRDLEEATLQHEATAATLRKKQADSVADLGEQIDNLQRVKQKLEKEKSELRLELDDVVSNMEQIVKSKNNLEKMCRSLEDQMNEYKTKSEEGQRTINDFTMQKAKLQTENGELARQLEEKDSLVSQLTRGKQSYTQQIEDLKRQLEEEVKAKNALAHAVQSARHDCDLLREQYEEEQEAKGELQRSMSKANSEVAQWRTKYETDAIQRTEELEEAKKKLAQRLQEAEEAVEAVNAKCSSLEKTKHRLQNEIEDLMVDVERSNAAAAALDKKQRNFDKVLAEWKQKYEESQTELESAQKEARSLSTELFKLKNSYEESLEHLETMKRENKNLQEEISDLTEQIGESGKNIHELEKIRKQLEQEKSEIQTALEEAEASLEHEEGKILRVQLEFNQVKADIERKLAEKDEEMEQAKRNQQRIVDTLQSSLEAETRSRNEALRLKKKMEGDLNEMEIQLNQANRLAAEAQKQLKSVHAHLKDAQLQLDDSMRANDDLKENIAIVERRNNLLQAELEELRAAVEQTERSRKLAEQELLDVSERVQLLHSQNTSLINQKKKLEADTSQLQTEVEDAVQECRNAEEKAKKAITDAAMMAEELKKEQDTSAHLERMKKNMEQTIKDLQHRLDEAEQIAMKGGKKQVQKLEARVRELENEVENEQRKASDAVKGVRKYERRIKELSYQTEEDRKNLARLQDLVDKLQLKVKSYKKSAEEAEEQANNNLTKFHKIQHELDEAEERADIAESQVNKLRAKSRDVGSKKGLDEE; via the exons ATGGGTGACGCCGCCATGGCAGAGTTTGGGGCTGCAGCTTCTTTTCTGAGAAAGTCAGACAAGGAGCGTCTAGAAGCCCAAACTCGACCGTTCGACATGAAAAAAGAGTGCTTTGTTCCTGACGCTGAGGTTGAATATGTGAAAGCAACCATAAGTAGTCGTGATGGAGACAAAGTCACTGCTGAAACTGAATTTGGAAAG accgTCACAGTGAAGGAGTGTGATGTACACCCTCAGAACCCGCCAAAGTTTGATAAAATTGAAGACATGGCGATGTTCACCTTCCTCCATGAGCCGGCTGTGTTGTTTAACCTCAAAGAGCGTTATGCAGCATGGATGATTTAC ACCTACTCTGGACTGTTCTGTGTGACTGTCAACCCCTACAAGTGGCTGCCAGTCTACAACCAGGAGGTGGTTGTTGCCTatagaggaaagaagaggagtgAAGCTCCTCCTCATATATTCTCTATTTCTGACAATGCCTACCAGTACATGCTGTCAG acagagaaaatcagtctATCCTGATCAC TGGAGAATCCGGAGCTGGAAAGACTGTCAACACCAAGCGTGTCATTCAGTACTTTGCCAGTATTGCTGCTGTCCCaagcagtggaaaaaaagatccagcagctgaaaAGAAG GGCACTCTGGAGGATCAAATCATCCAGGCTAACCCTGCTTTGGAAGCCTTTGGTAATGCCAAGACCATCAGGAATGACAACTCATCCAGATTT GGTAAATTCATCAGAATTCATTTTGACAACAGAGGAAAACTGGCCTCTGCTGACATTGAGACTT ATCTTCTGGAAAAATCTCGTGTGACCTTCCAGCTGAAAGCTGAGCGAGATTATCACATTTTCTACCAGATCTTGTCTCAAGTAAAGCCTGAACTCCTAG AAATGCTTCTCATCACCAACAACCCATATGATTATGCCTTCATCTCTCAAGGAGAGACAACAGTGGCCTCCATCAATGATTCTGAAGAGCTTATGGCCACTGAT GAAGCCTTTGATGTGCTGGGCTTCACTCAAGAAGAGAAGAACAGTATCTACAAGCTGACTGGTGCCATCATGCACTATGGTAACATGAAGTttaaacagaagcagagagaagagcaggctgaggctgatgGCACTGAGG ATGCTGACAAAGTAGCTTATCTTATGGGCCTGAACTCTGCTGACCTCATCAAAGGTCTCTGCCACCCAAGAGTCAAAGTAGGGAATGAGTGGGTCACCAAGGGACAGAATGTTGCCCAG GTGTATTATGCTATTGGTGCACTGTCTAAGTCAGTGTATGAAAAGATGTTCCTGTGGATGGTGGTGAGAATCAACCAGTCCCTGGACACCAAGCAGCCTCGCCAGTACTTCATTGGTGTGCTGGACATTGCTGGCTTTGAGATCTTTGAT TTCAACACCTTTGAGCAGCTCTGCATCAACTTCACCAATGAGAAACTGCAACAGTTTTTCAACCACCATATGTTTGTGCTGGAGCAGGAAGAGTACAAGAAAGAGGGCATTGAATGGACTTTCATTGATTTCGGTATGGACCTGCAGGCCTGCATTGACCTAATTGAAAAG CCCATGGGAATCATGTCCATCCTTGAAGAGGAGTGCATGTTTCCCAAAGCCAGTGATGCCACCTTTAAAGCTAAGCTTTATGACAACCACCTGGGAAAGTCCAACAACTTTCAGAAGCCCAGAGTTGTCAAAGGAAAACCAGAAGCCCATTTCTCCCTGGTTCACTATGCTGGAACTGTTGATTATAATATCAACAACTGGCTGGTGAAGAACAAGGATCCTCTAAATGAGACTGTTGTGGCACTGTACCAGAAGTCTAACCTCAAGCTTTTAGCCTTGCTTTTTGCTGGGTATGCTGGAGCTGATTCAG CTCAGGAATCTGGTGGGAAAggtggcaaagaaaaaaagaagaaaggttCATCCTTCCAAACTGTATCAGCTTTGCATAGG GAGAACCTGAACAAGCTCATGACCAACTTGAGGTCAACTCACCCTCACTTTGTACGCTGCATCATCCCCAATGAGACCAAGACTCCTGGGGCCATGGAGAACCCTCTGGTGATGCACCAGCTGCGCTGTAACGGTGTGCTGGAAGGCATCAGGATCTGCAGAAAGGGCTTCCCCAACAGGATCCTTTATGGAGATTTCAAGCAGAG ATACCGCATTTTGAACCCTAATGCCATTCCTGAGGGACAGTTCATTGACAACAAGAAGGCAGCTGAGAAACTGTTGGGCTCCTTGGATATAGATCACACCCAATACAAACTGGGACACACCAAG GTGTTCTTTAAAGCTGGACTGTTGGGTCAGCTAGAAGAGATGCGAGATGACAGATTAGCACTAATCATCACTGGCATCCAAGCACGGTCACGTGGCCTTTTGGCAAGGATTGAATTCCAGAAGATTGTTGAGCGCAG AGATGCACTTCTGGTGATCCAGTGGAACATCCGTGCCTTCATGGGGGTCAAGAATTGGCCCTGGATGAAGATGTTCTTCAAGATAAAACCTCTGCTGAAGTCAGCAGAAACTGAAAAGGAAATGGCCAACATGAAGGAAGAATTCCTGAAACTCAAAGAGGCTTATGCAAAATCTGAAGCTCGTAGAAAAGAACTAGAGGAGAAAATGGTCACTCTTCTCCAAGAGAAGAATGACCTGCAGCTTCAAGTGCAAGCT GAACAAGATAATCTCTGTGATGCTGAGGAAAGATGTGAGGGGCTGATCAAGAGCAAGATTCAGCTGGAGGCCAAAATCAAAGAGCAAACAGAAAGactggaggatgaagaggagatgaATGCTGAACTGACTGCTaagaagaggaagctggaggaTGAGTGCTCTGAGCTGAAGAAGGACATTGATGACTTAGAGTTAACTCTGGCTAAAGTGGAGAAAGAGAAGCATGCCACTGAGAACAAG GTAAAGAACCTGACTGAGGAGATGGCTGCTTTGGAGGAAATCATTGCCAAGTTGACCAAGGAAAAGAAAGCCTTACAGGAAGCTCATCAGCAAACACTGGATGACCTGCAGAGTGAAGAAGACAAAGTCAACACTCTGACCAAGGCCAAGGCTAAGCTGGAACAGCAAGTGGATGAT CTTGAAGGGTCActggagcaagaaaagaaagtacGAATGGACCTTGAGAGAGCAAAGAGGAAGCTAGAAGGAGACCTTAAGTTAGCTCAAGAAAGTATCATGGACCTGGAAAATGACAAGCAGCAACTCGAAGAGAGGCTGAAAAA GAAAGATTTTGAAATCAGTCAactgaatggaaagatagaaGATGAACAGGCAATGAGCGCCCAACTCCAGAAGaaactgaaggagctgcag GCCCGCAttgaggagctggaagaagagCTTGAAGCAGAGAGAGCTGCGCAAGCCAAGGtggagaagcagagagcagacctgtccagagagctggaggagatcagtgagaggctggaggaggctggaggagcCACAGCTGCCCAGATTGAGATGAACAAGAAGAGGGAGGCTGAGTTCCAGAAACTCCGCAGAGACCTTGAAGAGGCCACTCTGCAGCATGAAGCCACTGCTGCCACACTCAGGAAGAAACAAGCTGACAGTGTTGCTGACCTGGGAGAGCAGATAGACAATCTGCAGAGAGTCAAGCAGaaactggagaaggagaagagtgaGCTCAGACTGGAGCTGGATGATGTGGTCTCCAACATGGAGCAGATTGTTAAGTCCAAG AACAACTTGGAGAAAATGTGCAGATCTCTGGAAGACCAGATGAATGAATATAAAACAAAGTCAGAAGAGGGACAGCGTACTATCAATGACTTCACCATGCAGAAAGCAAAGCTTCAAACTGAGAATG GTGAACTTGCAAGGCAGCTTGAAGAGAAGGACTCCCTGGTATCTCAACTCACCAGAGGAAAACAGTCCTACACTCAACAAATTGAAGACCTTAAAAGACAACTAGAGGAAGAAGTCAAG GCCAAGAATGCATTAGCCCATGCAGTGCAGTCTGCTCGTCATGACTGTGACCTGCTCAGAGAGCAgtatgaggaggagcaggaggccaaGGGTGAACTGCAGCGCAGCATGTCCAAGGCCAACTCTGAGGTAGCTCAGTGGAGAACTAAGTACGAAACTGATGCTATCCAGAGGACTGAGGAACTGGAAGAGGCAAA GAAGAAGCTGGCTCAGCGTCTGCAGGAGGCTGAGGAGGCTGTTGAAGCAGTGAATGCTAAATGTTCCTCTCTGGAGAAGACCAAACACAGACTGCAGAATGAGATTGAAGATCTCATGGTGGATGTAGAGAGGTCAaatgctgccgctgctgctctaGACAAGAAGCAAAGAAACTTTGATAAG GTCTTGGCAGAATGGAAGCAGAAATATGAGGAGTCTCAGACTGAGCTGGAGAGTGCTCAGAAAGAAGCTAGGTCTCTGAGCACTGAGCTCTTCAAACTGAAAAACTCCTATGAGGAATCGCTTGAACATCTGGAGACCATGAAGAGAGAGAATAAGAATCTGCAAG AGGAAATTTCTGACCTCACTGAACAAATTGGTGAGAGTGGAAAGAATATTCATGAACTTGAGAAGATTCGAAAACAGTTGGAACAAGAGAAGTCTGAGATACAGACAGCTCTGGAGGAAGCAGAG GCCTCTCTGGAGCATGAGGAAGGGAAGATTCTCCGTGTCCAGCTTGAGTTCAATCAAGTTAAGGCAGACATCGAGCGCAAGCTtgcagagaaagatgaagagatgGAGCAAGCAAAGAGAAACCAACAGCGGATTGTGGACACTCTTCAGAGCTCTCTTGAGGCTGAGACTCGCAGCAGGAATGAGGCCCTCCGcttgaagaagaagatggaaggAGACCTCAATGAGATGGAGATTCAGCTCAACCAGGCAAACAGACTGGCAGCTGAGGCCCAGAAACAGCTCAAGTCTGTTCATGCCCATCTGAAG GATGCGCAACTTCAACTGGACGACTCTATGAGAGCCAATGATGATTTGAAGGAAAACATTGCTATTGTTGAGAGACGCAACAACCTGCTTCAGGCTGaactggaggagctgagggctgcTGTGGAGCAAACTGAGAGAAGCCGCAAACTTGCTGAGCAAGAGCTGCTGGATGTTAGTGAGAGGGTGCAGCTACTGCACTCACAG aacaccagCCTGATaaaccagaagaagaagctggaggCCGATACATCCCAGCTTCAAACTGAAGTAGAGGATGCAGTGCAGGAATGCAGAAATGCTGAAGAGAAGGCCAAGAAGGCCATTACTGATGCTGCCATGATGGCcgaggagctgaagaaggagcaGGACACCAGCGCCCACCTGGAGCGTATGAAGAAGAACATGGAGCAAACCATCAAGGACCTGCAGCACCGTCTGGATGAAGCTGAACAGATCGCCATGAAGGGAGGCAAGAAGCAGGTGCAGAAGCTCGAGGCCAGG GTCCGGGAACTTGAAAATGAAGTGGAAAATGAACAGAGAAAGGCCAGCGATGCTGTAAAGGGAGTGAGAAAGTATGAAAGACGTATCAAGGAGCTCAGTTACCAG ACTGAGGAAGACCGTAAAAATTTGGCACGTCTCCAAGATCTGGTggacaagctgcagctgaaggtcAAATCCTACAAGAAGTCTGCAGAGGAAGCT GAGGAACAGGCAAACAATAATCTTACCAAGTTCCACAAGATTCAGCATGAACTTGATGAAGCTGAGGAGAGAGCTGACATTGCTGAGTCTCAGGTCAACAAGCTGCGTGCCAAGAGCCGTGATGTGGGGTCAAAG aaaggACTTGATGAAGAATGA